The Glandiceps talaboti chromosome 1, keGlaTala1.1, whole genome shotgun sequence genome has a segment encoding these proteins:
- the LOC144441113 gene encoding putative protein-lysine deacylase ABHD14B isoform X1 translates to MSSRQNPGFMNVSVNKPVIAGVLIAVVAGYFIWTNLLFPRQPVQAKMATKTGGESESWMTRSLDPIPADMKTDKNKPDAEIKVVEKKAIIPGSKGEMYYQECIDGAQSTKILGSVLLLHGMKFASKTWVDLGTVQQLAKFGYRVIAVDLPGGFDISKSKDVKIEVSNEQFIQNLVKELKLEHSVIVSPSLSGQFAIPLLVSHPEVFRGFVPVAPVGTEKYKAADYQKIQVPTLIVYGEKDTSLGRTSLANLRNLPNHRVVMLEDANHPAYLDQPDKWHQSLYNFLKYIPK, encoded by the exons ATGAG TTCCAGACAGAACCCAGGCTTCATGAATGTGAGTGTGAACAAACCTGTTATAGCAGGCGTTCTGATTGCAGTTGTTGCAGGCTATTTTATTTGGACTAATTTGTTGTTTCCTCGACAACCTGTACAAGCTAAGATGGCGACTAAAACTGGTGGTGAATCAGAAAGCTGGATGACAAGATCCCTAGATCCCATCCCAGCAGACATGAAAACAGATAAGAATAAACCAGATGCCGAAATCAAAGTCGTAGAAAAGAAAGCAATTATTCCGGGCTCCAAGGGTGAGATGTATTATCAGGAGTGTATTGATGGAGCTCAGAGTACTAAAATACTAGGAAGTGTTCTTTTACTTCATGGGATGAAGTTTGCTTCCAAAACTTGGGTTGACCTTGGTACTGTACAGCAGTTGGCTAAGTTTGGATACAGAGTGATAGCAGTGGATTTACCTGGAG gCTTTGATATTTCCAAGTCTAAAGATGTCAAAATAGAGGTCTCAAACGAACAGTTCATACAGAATTTGGTGAAAGAGTTAAAGTTGGAGCACTCAGTCATTGTATCGCCATCACTGAGTGGACAATTTGCTATACCTCTCCTGGTATCACATCCTGAGGTTTTCCGTGGTTTTGTACCTGTCGCACCAGTTGGTACAGAGAAATATAAGGCAGCAGACTATCAGAAAATCCAG GTTCCAACTTTGATTGTTTATGGCGAGAAGGATACAAGCCTTGGTCGGACGTCACTGGCAAATCTCAGGAATTTGCCCAATCACAGAGTGGTAATGCTTGAAGATGCTAATCATCCAGCATACTTGGATCAGCCTGACAAGTGGCATCAATCCTTGTATAATTTCCTTAAATATATTCCCAAGTAA
- the LOC144441113 gene encoding putative protein-lysine deacylase ABHD14B isoform X2, translating into MNVSVNKPVIAGVLIAVVAGYFIWTNLLFPRQPVQAKMATKTGGESESWMTRSLDPIPADMKTDKNKPDAEIKVVEKKAIIPGSKGEMYYQECIDGAQSTKILGSVLLLHGMKFASKTWVDLGTVQQLAKFGYRVIAVDLPGGFDISKSKDVKIEVSNEQFIQNLVKELKLEHSVIVSPSLSGQFAIPLLVSHPEVFRGFVPVAPVGTEKYKAADYQKIQVPTLIVYGEKDTSLGRTSLANLRNLPNHRVVMLEDANHPAYLDQPDKWHQSLYNFLKYIPK; encoded by the exons ATGAATGTGAGTGTGAACAAACCTGTTATAGCAGGCGTTCTGATTGCAGTTGTTGCAGGCTATTTTATTTGGACTAATTTGTTGTTTCCTCGACAACCTGTACAAGCTAAGATGGCGACTAAAACTGGTGGTGAATCAGAAAGCTGGATGACAAGATCCCTAGATCCCATCCCAGCAGACATGAAAACAGATAAGAATAAACCAGATGCCGAAATCAAAGTCGTAGAAAAGAAAGCAATTATTCCGGGCTCCAAGGGTGAGATGTATTATCAGGAGTGTATTGATGGAGCTCAGAGTACTAAAATACTAGGAAGTGTTCTTTTACTTCATGGGATGAAGTTTGCTTCCAAAACTTGGGTTGACCTTGGTACTGTACAGCAGTTGGCTAAGTTTGGATACAGAGTGATAGCAGTGGATTTACCTGGAG gCTTTGATATTTCCAAGTCTAAAGATGTCAAAATAGAGGTCTCAAACGAACAGTTCATACAGAATTTGGTGAAAGAGTTAAAGTTGGAGCACTCAGTCATTGTATCGCCATCACTGAGTGGACAATTTGCTATACCTCTCCTGGTATCACATCCTGAGGTTTTCCGTGGTTTTGTACCTGTCGCACCAGTTGGTACAGAGAAATATAAGGCAGCAGACTATCAGAAAATCCAG GTTCCAACTTTGATTGTTTATGGCGAGAAGGATACAAGCCTTGGTCGGACGTCACTGGCAAATCTCAGGAATTTGCCCAATCACAGAGTGGTAATGCTTGAAGATGCTAATCATCCAGCATACTTGGATCAGCCTGACAAGTGGCATCAATCCTTGTATAATTTCCTTAAATATATTCCCAAGTAA
- the LOC144437439 gene encoding aminoacylase-1-like, which translates to MEDPAVSNFREYIRIRTVSAEPDPDYDGAVKFLERMAKDIELPFRCIEVHPGMPVVIISWEGTDPSLPSLMLNSHTDVVPVFLDQWKCDPFEAKKDENGDIYGRGTQDMKSVGIQYIEAIKRLKKQGVKLLRTIHMTFVPDEEVTGRLGMGKLVQRSEFKDLNVGYVLDEGLANPKDIFTVFYGERPIWWVNVKCVGNPGHGSRFIENTAAEKLQKVINSFLAFREEQKQLLQKNEELKLGDVTTVNMNKLEGGIAYNVVPMQFVASFDIRLAPTVDMKEFEEKIKTWCTEAGTDVTYEFLQKHTDNTMTSIDKSDPWWNAFTTACEQMSMKIETEIFPAATDSRYLRELGYSAIGFSPMNNTPILLHDHNEFLNENIYLKGITIYEKIIPALANVPAI; encoded by the exons ATGGAAGACCCAGCAGTCAGTAATTTCAGAGAATACATCAGAATTAGAACGGTGTCCGCAGAGCCAGATCCCGATTACG ATGGAGCAGTTAAATTCCTGGAAAGGATGGCCAAGGACATAGAATTGCCATTCCGATGTATTGAAGTTCATCCTGGAATGCCAGTGGTCATTATCTCGTGGGAAGGAACGGATCCATCTCTGCCGTCGTTAATGCTGAATTCACACACAGATGTTGTACCAGTATTTCTA GACCAATGGAAGTGTGATCCATTTGAAGCCAAGAAAGATGAAAATGGTGATATCTATGGTAGAGGTACACAG GATATGAAGAGTGTTGGAATACA GTATATTGAAGCTATAAAAAGACTGAAGAAGCAGGGTGTGAAATTGTTGAGAACAATTCACAtgacctttgtgccag ATGAAGAGGTGACAGGGCGGCTAGGAATGGGGAAGCTTGTTcaaaggtcagagttcaaagACTTGAATGTTGGATATGTCCTAGATGAag GATTGGCTAATCCAAAGGATATTTTCACTGTATTCTATGGTGAAAGACCAATCTGGT GGGTCAATGTGAAATGTGTTGGAAATCCTGGTCACGGTTCTCGTTTTATTGAAAACACAGCAGCAGAAAAATTG CAAAAAGTTATCAACTCATTCTTAGCCTTCCGAGAGGAACAAAAGCAACT ACTCCAAAAAAATGAAGAGTTGAAACTCGGTGATGTTACTACAGTAAATATGAACAAGTTGGAG GGTGGTATTGCCTACAACGTTGTTCCTATGCAGTTTGTTGCTTCATTTGACATTCGACTGGCGCCAACAGTAGATATGAAA GAGTTTGAAGAAAAGATAAAGACATGGTGTACAGAAGCCGGTACTGATGTTACGTATGAATTTTTACAG AAACATACGGATAACACCATGACATCTATTGATAAAAGTGACCCATGGTGGAATGCCTTCACAACAGCATGTGAACAAAT GAGTATGAAGATAGAAACGGAAATCTTTCCAGCAGCAACAGACAGTCGTTACCTAAGAGAG CTTGGATATTCTGCTATTGGTTTCTCTCCCATGAACAACACACCGATTCTGCTTCATGACCACAATGAATTCCTCAATGAAAACATATACCTGAAGGGGATCACCATCTATGAGAAGATTATCCCCGCATTGGCCAATGTGCCTGCCATCTGA